A window of Bacteroidales bacterium genomic DNA:
TAAAATTTCTAATGCTGATACATGAACAATTTCCATAATATTAATTTTTTAGTTTATACTTTTTATTTTTCAAAATTACAATTTTTGTTGCATACGTGATACCAATTCCCACAAAAAATCCTAAAAATATTCCACCTATGACATCGGCAGGGTAGTGTAAGCCATTGTAAATTCGACTATATGAAATTAAAAGTACCCAAAAAATTAGTAAAACGATAATGATTTTTTTGCGAAAAATGGGAAAAAAAATTAAAAAAGTTGCAAAACCACTTGTATTGGCGGCATGCGACGATACAAAACCATAAGTTCCTCCCTTTATACCATGATTTAAATGTATGATGGTAGCATATATAGCATTATGCGATGGACGTAAACGCATAAAGTAATCTTTTATTAAAACCGATAATTGATCGCAGAGAATAAGCGTAAGAACGATTCCAATTACAATAATCAAGCCTTGTCTTTTGTACTGACGAAAAATAAAATAAATGATAATAGCATAGAGCGGTATCCATGTGTATTTATAACTTGCCCAGTACATAATTTCGTCAAAAAAAGGGTTATGCAGCGAATTGATGACCTCAAAAAATCGATGATCGAATTCAATCAGTTGTTTTAACATGTTTCTTTTTGAATTGAATTTTTTGATTTAACCAATGGCAGAGAAAAGCAGAACCACTGCCTATTAAAGCTCTAGCTAGCACATCGCTTGGGTAGTGAACTCCTAAATGCATGCGTGAGTATCCCACAGCGGTTGCCCATGCTATAGCTGGAGTTATGATATACCACTTGGGATATTCGATTGATAAAGCAGTGGCAGTGCTAAAGGCTTCGGAAGTATGTCCCGATGGGAACGATGCACTTCCACCGGATGATAATTTTTCTATCTCGGGATAAGTAATATAAGGACGTTCTCTATTGACACTGTATTTTAAAATTGTTGTAATGGTAGCTGTTACAAGAAGGCTCGAAGCTACAGTTAAGCTTTTACGAAATGTGGTACTATCTTTTTTAACCCAAGCATAAGTAGCCATACCTGCAATGACGCCACTTGAAATAAAGCCTCTGGTATTGGTTACAAATCGAAAAGTATTGTCGAGTTTTTGATTTCTATTTAAGTTAATCTTTTTAAGTAATTTAATATCTGTATTTTGTGAGAATGAGTGGATGAATACTAAATGAATAAAAATTAAATGAACAAGAAATTTAAACATAACTTATTTAATTCTATTTATTATATCCATAAAACGAGTAGAATCTTTTATTGGGAAGAATGCATTTTCGTTTTCAATCAAGAATTTATCGCAAAAGCCAAGTTTTATTGCTTTTGATAAAGAGTCAATGGAACGGCTATAAGCTTGTAGCTTAGCAAAATAAATTGACCAAAAATAAAGCATATCGCCGTTATATGGATCGGCTTGTTGATAAATATAGAGGTATTTTCGGCTTAAGTCCATACGATTTTGTTGAAGTGTGCTTTTGCAATAAGAATATGAAAGCAAACCTATAAAATTGAGTAACCGTAAATCCTTGTAATCGTTAGGGCTTAAATTCTTTTTGTTTTTAATGCTTTGATAAAAGTGTATTGTTTTTGACCACCATACAGAGTCTTTTTCAATAAAATATTTAGCTAAATTATCTTTTTCTTTTTGTTCATTTTTTAAAATGGTTTGAAATTGTTTCAGTGCATTTTTACTTTCAAATTTATTTATAAATATGGTCATCTCGTTAAAGGGGAAACCATAATATTTTAAATGTTGGCATAATGAACGTAATGATTGATATATAAGTACTTTTTTCCAACTATCACGAAGTGGAATAGTTAATGTGTTTTTGTATTGTCGTTTTACATAATTGGCAATATCGTTAGGGTTATTTTTTCCAAAAAAATTTAAGAAAGCAAACTCCATGATAGTATCGGCTGGCCATTCGTGTTCACCTTCGAAATAGTATGGCATGTATAACCAACTTACATTTTTTTGTATTTGATTGCTTTCGTACACTTCGGCAAAATTCATGTCTTTAAAACCAGCCATTTGAATAACGCAAAAAAGCGAATCTCTCCATGGTAAGGGGTTGGAATATCCGGCTCCGGCAGCTACGATTCCTTTGTACATGTTAGAATTGCTGCCAATCTGATAAACAGCCCTTGCCATTCCGCTAAATCCGCCAATGTATATTTTTTGTGTATCGATTGGAAGATATTCCGATGCATCTAATAGCATGCAGCTAATATATTGTTGAATTTCAGCTATGCTTTGTTGATTTTTGGTATTGTTCGATGAAAGCAGAATGATATTATATTTTTCGGCTAATTCCTGATATAGTGAAACGGTATAAGTACCTTTGGCATGAGGATCTAAAAGAATTAATACAGGATATTTGCTTAAACTATCTTTGGGGTAATAAAAACTATAAATACAGTTGGGGTCGTTGAGCGAGGTCATGTTGTTTATAATTCCTCTTTTAATTACTGTTTTGAGATTAACAACAGTATCGGTTTGGATATTTTCATTTTCTTTTTTTCGCGAAGCAGTATTACACGAGGACAATAGCCATAAAATACTTATTGATAATAGGATAATAATGTTAACTCGATGCTTCATCATGGAATGAATTTTAATAAATGCTTTTTTTGCAATGATAGTAATTTTTGTTGAATATCCTTTTTAATTTCGGGCAAATACCAGAAAAATAATTCTTTTTGTAGTTTGCGTTCGTTCATGCTTTTCGGAACATAAACTCTTTTTTGGGTATAGGGGTCAAGACCTGTGTAATACATAACCGATGCTAATGTCATGGGAGTAGGAGTAAAATCTTGCACTTGTTCGGGTTTTATGTTTAGTTGTTTTAATGCTTGAGCTAGTGAAACCATGCTTTCGATGGTAGAACCGGGGTGATTCGAGATAAAGTAGGGTATAATTTGCTGCTTGAGTTGATGTTGTCGGTTAATGTTCTCGAACAGCGTGTAAAATTCTTTAAAAAGTTGGAACGATGGTTTAAACATGAGAGCCAATACATCGTCGTGTATATGCTCGGGAGCAACTTTTAAGCGTCCCGAAACATGGTGAATAATGAGCTCTTTTAAATATTCAATATGAATTTTATGCTGTTTCTGTAAGAGGTGAATATCGTAACGAATACCGCTTCCAATGGTAACTTTTTTTATGCCTTTTTTGGTCCTTATTTTTTTGTAAAGTTGGATGAGTGGTGTTGGGTCTGTTTGTAAGTTTTTACATATATTTGGATAAATACATGATGGGCGTTTACATTTTTTGCATATAGATTCGTTCGTGCCTTTCATTTGGTACATATTGGCCGAAGGTCCGCCTAAATCACTGATATGACCTTTGAAGTAAGGCATTTGGATTAGTTTATCTACTTCTTGTTCAAT
This region includes:
- a CDS encoding phosphatase PAP2 family protein, coding for MLKQLIEFDHRFFEVINSLHNPFFDEIMYWASYKYTWIPLYAIIIYFIFRQYKRQGLIIVIGIVLTLILCDQLSVLIKDYFMRLRPSHNAIYATIIHLNHGIKGGTYGFVSSHAANTSGFATFLIFFPIFRKKIIIVLLIFWVLLISYSRIYNGLHYPADVIGGIFLGFFVGIGITYATKIVILKNKKYKLKN
- a CDS encoding phosphatase PAP2 family protein codes for the protein MFKFLVHLIFIHLVFIHSFSQNTDIKLLKKINLNRNQKLDNTFRFVTNTRGFISSGVIAGMATYAWVKKDSTTFRKSLTVASSLLVTATITTILKYSVNRERPYITYPEIEKLSSGGSASFPSGHTSEAFSTATALSIEYPKWYIITPAIAWATAVGYSRMHLGVHYPSDVLARALIGSGSAFLCHWLNQKIQFKKKHVKTTD